The Fusobacterium sp. DD2 DNA segment TAAGACTAATGCGGGTAAAAGAACTATACCTATATCTTCAAGAATACTACCAATTTTCAAAGAATTATATAATACCAATAACGAATATTTTTTTATGGTAAAAGGTAAAAAAAGAAGTTACACTGGTTTTAGGCTTAGTTTTACAACCACATTAAAAAAACTAAATCTCGAGGAACACACAATACACGACACAAGACATACTTTTGCATCTTTACTTAATAATGTAAATGCGAATAGGACATCTATAACTAAATTGATAGGTCATACAGACTTTAATATTACTGAGAATGTTTATACACACAAAGACCTTGAAGAATTAAGAAAAGCAATAGACCTGCTTAATTAATTTTTTAGTAATATTTGTTAGCTATTTGTTAGCTAAACAAAAAGAAATACTAGAAATAAAAGAATTATTATAATAATCGGAAATATAATAATTTCATTAAATCCAGTAATATTCAAGTGTTTGTGTTATATCCTGGTTTAGATTAAAAATCCTTTTAATTGCATAAATATATAAAGAGAATATATACATAATTTTAATTTAATCTATGAACATCCTGTAAAGGTGGATAATTTTTTATTGAAAAAGGTGAATATTGCTCTCTTAAATAATCCTCATCATTATTATTGCTATTAAAATTTTTATAATCATTTTCCAAATCAATATTTTGTATCCCATTGCTTCCAGTAAATTTCTGTAGTTGAGCTTCATAACTATCTTCTGATTCATCTTCCTCATTTTTTGAACTATCTGAATCTGCTACCTTTACAAATTGATTGTGTTTTCCATAAGTTTTTCCATAAAGATTGTAGCACATATTACTTGAATGATGTTTATCCCCTTTCTTTTTACTGCTACAAAAAGCACTTACACTCAATAGGCAAAATAAAATAATTATAGTTTTTTTCATTCTGATTTCCCCTTTCAAAAATTAATAACTCTAATAAACACAAGATAATATACTACAAAACTCAACTTTTACCTTTATTTTTTATCAATCCCATCTATAAAAATTGAAAAAATATATGTTATAATAATAAAATGGATATTAAAATAGTGAGGAAAAAAATGAAAAATATCATCTTAAGAATTAAAGATGATGGAGAAATTGTGGTCTCTGCACCATATGGAATTTCTGAAAGGTATATTCAAGAGTTTGTAAATTCCAAAAAAAATTGGATTGCTAAAAAATTGGAGGTTTTGGCAGAAAAAAAGAAAAAAGAGACTTTTGAACTTATCACAGGAGAAATAATAAGAATATTTGGAAGAGAATATACAATTGAAGTCTTTGATTTGAGACCTGACGATTGTAAAATTGAAGGGGATAAACTTAAAATTTATTCTATGAACAATAGTTACGAAGCTAAGAAAAAAATATTGGAAAAATTTCTGTTTTTTAAGCTTACTGACCTGTTGACTGAATTAAATGAAAGAATTGGAAAAGAGATAGGTTATCTTCCTGAAAAAATTAAAGTAAGAAATATGAAGAGCAGATGGGGATCTTGTAATTCTTCTAAAAGGCATATAAATTATAATCTTCAGCTCTATTCAAAAGCAGTTGAGGCAATTGAATATGTAGTTCTTCACGAACTATCTCATATTCCACACCCACATCATCAAAAACCTTTTTGGGATTTTGTTAGAAAATTTATGCCAGATTATAAACTAAGACAAGAAATGTTAAAAGAATAATAGGAGAAAAAAGTATGAATAACCAACTTAAAAGTTTAATGTTTATGGTGGTAGCAGGAGGAGTAGTTATCTCATTGTATAACTATATGAACAGACCTAAGTCACCTATTGCAACTATCAATCTAAATAACTATCAAACATCTATTTCTAAAGAGGATATTGAAAAATTAGATGGCATTACATCTGCTTCAGTAGTTCCTCAAAGATTTATTCAAAAATATAAAGCTCATGGTTTTACTGATAGCAAAAAGAAAAAAGCACTTATTATAGTGGGAGATCCCAGAGAAAACAGTGTCTTATTTGATATGACAACTACTGCTATTAAGTGGTTTGAAGATAATGGAATGGAAGTTGAAGTAAGAGATCTATACCGTATGAACTGGTCACCTGTTTTACATCCAGATGAATTTTACTATCAAAAAGATGGACTTGGAACTCCAACAGAAGATGTAAAAACTGAGCAGAATCTTATTACTAAAGCTGATTATATTATCTTCTCATACCCTAACTGGCATGATACACCTATTGCCATTATAAAAGGATATCAGGAAAGAGTATTTGCTAAGAACTTTGCCTACAGATCTACTGATAAAGGTCTTGAAGGGATGTTACATGGAAAGGGACTATTTACTATAATGAACTGTGGATATCTTGGTGGAGGACGTGGATATGTTGGAGATGGAAAAAATAAAGACACATCTATGTGGGACAAGTATATGACTGCCTACAGTATCCTGGATGAAGATCAGGCTAACTGGTGGGGTATGGAAAACTACGGACGTTTCGTAAATGATATCTACCCTAAAAATGGTTCTAAAAATTATGAAAAGGAACTTAACTCTTTGAGAGAGGATTTAAAAGAATATTTAGATAAAACATTTTTAAATAAATAATATAAAAAGGGCTGTTGCATTTCTAAAATTTTAAAAATAGAATTCTCGGCATTAGAAATAGTTACGTAATTTATGAAGCAAAACAGAATACTGAAAATTTGACTGTCTGAACGAAGTGAGTTTCAAATTTTCTTTCTGTGAGCAATATAAATAGAAACTATTGATAGCTTAGAGAATTATATTTTTATAGATTTGCAACAGCCTGCTTTTATTTACTATATTTTATTAATCTCTCAATGCTAAAGGCATTAGAATATATAGATATTTATCGTCTCCCTCTTTTTGGATTCTAACTGAGCTATTAGATTGAATAAATTCTAAAGTAATTGTACTTTCTTTTTCAAGATTTTGAATGTATTCAAATAAAAATTTAGTATTAAGAGCAATTCTTATCTCTTGTCCCTCATACTCTACTTCTACCTCTTCATTTATCTTAGCAATCTCATTTATACCATTGATCTTCATCTCTTTTTGACCAATTTTAAAAGTTGCTCCATATTTAGATTCAGAGTTATTTCTTACAAATATCATTATTCTCTTTAAGATCTTTATAAATTGTTCTGCATTTATTGTAAGTTTCTTGTCATAAGCATCATTTTCTAAAATTCCTCTATAATTTGGGAAAGGAAGGTCTATAACTCTACTTATAACTAAAACATCTTCCATTTTAAAGAAAATCTGCTTATTTATAAAGTAAAATTTAAGTTTGGCATTCTCTATACCTCTTAAAAGTTTTGTAACAGATTCAACAGTACTTAAAGGAATACTTATATCCAAATCTCCATTTATCTTTTCAACCTCTTTAGTCAGGTAAACAAGTCTATAAGTATCAGTAGTTACAAATTTAAGTGTATTATCTTTCTTTTCCAATCTTACACAGTTGAAAGCCAAGTTATCACTTGTAGGTGAAGCTGCATATTTTACTTTTTCAAATATACTTGCAAGATCTTCACTGTCTATTTCAAACTGTTCAGTGATTTCATCAAATTTTTCTCCAACTGGAATTTTAGGATAATCTTCAGCATCCATCAGTGAAAATTCAGATACAGAGTCTGAACTTACTACAGAAAGGTTTCCATTATCCTCTAAAAGAGAGATCTCTTCGTCCTTAATCTCCTTTAAATACTCTTCAACTAACTGGTGTTGGAATACAATTTTTCCCTCTTCAACTATCTCTATACAAGGCATCTCTGTTGTGATAGTAGTTTCTAAGTTAGTACCACAGAAGAATAACTTATCCTCTCTTGTTTCAATATAAGCACATGATATTACTGGCTTAATTTTATTTTCAGTTATTGTTTTTTCAATGATCTTTAATCTCTTTAAAAATTCTGCTCTATTTATTTTTATCTTCATTATGCCCTCCAAAACTATAAGAAATTTTTAAAAAAACTTATCTTTATCTTTCCCATATTTATTTCTTAATTTTTTTAACGTCTTCTTCTCTATCTGTCTGACTCTCTCTCTTGTAATATTAAAAGCATTTCCAATCTCTTCTAAAGTATGAATCTCTTCTCCATCAAGACCGTATCTCAATTTCAATATCTGCTTTTCTCTCTCATCTAAAATATTTACAAGCTCTCTTACCTGATTTCTTCCCATTTCCTCAATAATCTTATCTTCAATTGTTGTATCTGGATGGTCAGCTATTGTATCTTCAAGACAGATATCCTCACCTATAGACGCACTAAGAGACATTGGATCCTGAAAAACAGTGATTATCTCATCTATCTTATCTTTTCCAACATCTAAATCTTCAGCTATCTCTTCAATTGAAGGATATACTCCCTCTTCTTTTACCCTTGTAGTAACATACTTATTTACTTTATTTAAAAGATCATATTTATATGAGGGAATACGAATACCTCTCCCTTTGCATATAATTGCTTTGCTAATTGATTGTTTAATCCACCAGACAGCATAGGTTGAAAATCTAAACCCTCTAGTAATATCAAATTTTTCAATAGCATATATCAGTCCAAAATTTCCCTCACTGATTAAGTCTATAAGACTCAAACCTTTATTAGTATAATTTTTGGCAATATTAACTACTAAACGTAAATTACAAAGAATCAGCTTATCTTTTGCTGCTTCATCCCCCTCTTTTGCTTTTTTAAGCAGCTCAAATTCCTCATCTTTTTCTAAGATATTATACTTTCGTATATCTTCCAAGTAAAGCGAAATCAGATCTCTATTTATCATAATTCATCCCCACTTCTATTTTATATATTCCAATCGATTAATAAAATTCTACTTTTAACTCTCTTCCCATTAAAGCTTCAACCATATCCTTAGCTGTAGCATTTTTATAAATTATATTATAAGTAGCTTCAACAATAGGCATTGAAATATTAAGCTCTTTTGCAGCATTGTGAACAGCTTTTACAGTTGGTACCCCTTCTGCTACCATTGTCATCTCTGCTAAAACCTCATCAATTTTCATACCTTTACCCAGGCACTCTCCAACATGTCTATTTCTACTGTGCTTACTTGCACATGTAACTATCAGGTCACCTATACCAGTAAGTCCCGAGAAAGTTCTTTCCTGAGCACCTAACGCTTTACCAAATCTTGTCATTTCAGCTATTCCTCTTGTTATTAAAGCAGCTTTGGTATTGTCTCCATAACCCATACCATCAGCTATCCCTGCTCCAATTGCAAGACAGTTTTTTACTGCAGCTCCAATCTCCACTCCAATAATATCTTCATTTATATATACTCTGAAGTTCATACAATTAAAAAGTTCCTGTATTTCAGCAGCTTTTTCTTTTTTACCAGCTGCTACAATTGTAGTTGGAAGTCCAATAGACACCTCTTCAGCATGAGTTGGTCCACATAAAACAACTATATTTTTATGGTATTTACCCTTTATCTCATCTTTCATTACCTCAGAAAGTCTCATTCCTGTTGATACTTCTATCCCTTTAGCAGTGTTTACAAGTATCATATCCTCTGTAATTTGAGGACTAAATTTACTTATAACCTCTCTTAAACATTGTGATGGTACTGAAAAAATTACATATTTTATTCCATCTAGAAGATTTTCACTTTCATGTGTAAATCTCATATTATCAGGAAGTTTAACTCCTGGCAAATATCTATGATTTTCTCTTGTTCTTTGTACCTCTTCTGCTCTCTCTTTATTGTGTTCCCAAAGGGTTACATCATAGTTCTTCCCTGCAAGTACCAATCCAAGTGCTGTCCCCCAGCTACCAGCCCCTATAATTACAACTTTTTTCATGACTCACTCCTTATTTCAGCTTAAATTTATTTTCTGTTCCTTTCAGAAGTCTTGATATATTACTCTTATGTTTATAAACAACGAACACAGCAATTATTGTTGTCATTACCATCATTGGAAATTTATCTATTCCATTTTTCAAAGGTGATATTAAAGTAAAAATTGGTAAAAGTATAGCAGCAATTATTGAACCTAGTGAAATATATCTTGTTGCATATACTACAATTACAAATATTACAAAAAGTGTAATAGTAACTTTAGGTATTAGGAAAAGAAAAACTCCTAAACTTGTAGCTACTCCTTTTCCACCTTTAAATTTTTGGAAAAATGAGAATATATGTCCTAATATAGCAGCCATACCAATAAGAATTAACCAGTTACCTGTTACATCACATTGACTTGCAAAAAATGGAGGTATAAATCCCTTTAATGCATCTGCTGCAAGAACCATTAGACCATATTTTGGACCTAAAATTCTATAAGAGTTAGTAGCTCCTGAATTTTTACTTCCAAACTCTCTTATATCGATTCCTTTAAAATACTTTCCTATCCATACTCCATTAGGAAGTGATCCCATTACATACCCAAGTATCAAAAATAATAATATTTTCATAGCCCATCTCCTATTTATAAAATCTACCCACTACCTCTGTGTGAGCTGTTCCTGGAAACATATCCACAGGTTGAACCCTATCTAGATTGTAACCAAGTTTCCCCAATATCTCACTATCCCTGGCAAATGTTGATGGATTGCAAGAAATGTATACTATCTCCTTTATACCTGTTTTAGCAATTTCAGTCAGACTGTTTTCATCTATCCCCTTTCTAGGTGGGTCAAATACAACAGCATCTATCTTCTTACCTTCAGATATAAGAGTTGCCAGCTTATCTTCAACTGTACCATTGATAAAGTCTATATTTTCAATTCCATTTTCTTTAGCAGTTTTTTCACCATCTCTAGTAGCACTTTCCACTAATTCAATAGCATATACTTTACTTGCCTTTTTAGACATTATCATGGCTATTGTACCTGTACCAGAATATGCGTCAACTACATTTT contains these protein-coding regions:
- the plsY gene encoding glycerol-3-phosphate 1-O-acyltransferase PlsY; this translates as MKILLFLILGYVMGSLPNGVWIGKYFKGIDIREFGSKNSGATNSYRILGPKYGLMVLAADALKGFIPPFFASQCDVTGNWLILIGMAAILGHIFSFFQKFKGGKGVATSLGVFLFLIPKVTITLFVIFVIVVYATRYISLGSIIAAILLPIFTLISPLKNGIDKFPMMVMTTIIAVFVVYKHKSNISRLLKGTENKFKLK
- a CDS encoding NAD(P)H-dependent oxidoreductase encodes the protein MNNQLKSLMFMVVAGGVVISLYNYMNRPKSPIATINLNNYQTSISKEDIEKLDGITSASVVPQRFIQKYKAHGFTDSKKKKALIIVGDPRENSVLFDMTTTAIKWFEDNGMEVEVRDLYRMNWSPVLHPDEFYYQKDGLGTPTEDVKTEQNLITKADYIIFSYPNWHDTPIAIIKGYQERVFAKNFAYRSTDKGLEGMLHGKGLFTIMNCGYLGGGRGYVGDGKNKDTSMWDKYMTAYSILDEDQANWWGMENYGRFVNDIYPKNGSKNYEKELNSLREDLKEYLDKTFLNK
- a CDS encoding SprT family zinc-dependent metalloprotease; this translates as MKNIILRIKDDGEIVVSAPYGISERYIQEFVNSKKNWIAKKLEVLAEKKKKETFELITGEIIRIFGREYTIEVFDLRPDDCKIEGDKLKIYSMNNSYEAKKKILEKFLFFKLTDLLTELNERIGKEIGYLPEKIKVRNMKSRWGSCNSSKRHINYNLQLYSKAVEAIEYVVLHELSHIPHPHHQKPFWDFVRKFMPDYKLRQEMLKE
- a CDS encoding tyrosine-type recombinase/integrase, with amino-acid sequence KTNAGKRTIPISSRILPIFKELYNTNNEYFFMVKGKKRSYTGFRLSFTTTLKKLNLEEHTIHDTRHTFASLLNNVNANRTSITKLIGHTDFNITENVYTHKDLEELRKAIDLLN
- a CDS encoding sigma-70 family RNA polymerase sigma factor, which encodes MINRDLISLYLEDIRKYNILEKDEEFELLKKAKEGDEAAKDKLILCNLRLVVNIAKNYTNKGLSLIDLISEGNFGLIYAIEKFDITRGFRFSTYAVWWIKQSISKAIICKGRGIRIPSYKYDLLNKVNKYVTTRVKEEGVYPSIEEIAEDLDVGKDKIDEIITVFQDPMSLSASIGEDICLEDTIADHPDTTIEDKIIEEMGRNQVRELVNILDEREKQILKLRYGLDGEEIHTLEEIGNAFNITRERVRQIEKKTLKKLRNKYGKDKDKFF
- a CDS encoding NAD(P)H-dependent glycerol-3-phosphate dehydrogenase, producing MKKVVIIGAGSWGTALGLVLAGKNYDVTLWEHNKERAEEVQRTRENHRYLPGVKLPDNMRFTHESENLLDGIKYVIFSVPSQCLREVISKFSPQITEDMILVNTAKGIEVSTGMRLSEVMKDEIKGKYHKNIVVLCGPTHAEEVSIGLPTTIVAAGKKEKAAEIQELFNCMNFRVYINEDIIGVEIGAAVKNCLAIGAGIADGMGYGDNTKAALITRGIAEMTRFGKALGAQERTFSGLTGIGDLIVTCASKHSRNRHVGECLGKGMKIDEVLAEMTMVAEGVPTVKAVHNAAKELNISMPIVEATYNIIYKNATAKDMVEALMGRELKVEFY
- the dnaN gene encoding DNA polymerase III subunit beta, yielding MKIKINRAEFLKRLKIIEKTITENKIKPVISCAYIETREDKLFFCGTNLETTITTEMPCIEIVEEGKIVFQHQLVEEYLKEIKDEEISLLEDNGNLSVVSSDSVSEFSLMDAEDYPKIPVGEKFDEITEQFEIDSEDLASIFEKVKYAASPTSDNLAFNCVRLEKKDNTLKFVTTDTYRLVYLTKEVEKINGDLDISIPLSTVESVTKLLRGIENAKLKFYFINKQIFFKMEDVLVISRVIDLPFPNYRGILENDAYDKKLTINAEQFIKILKRIMIFVRNNSESKYGATFKIGQKEMKINGINEIAKINEEVEVEYEGQEIRIALNTKFLFEYIQNLEKESTITLEFIQSNSSVRIQKEGDDKYLYILMPLALRD